One Edaphobacter flagellatus genomic region harbors:
- a CDS encoding SPL family radical SAM protein has translation MAKINTTASPLLPILGQPSEPPRTGIARLAFEATHADSGHLIEFRALNVRSILNRSTSRRLTWLAWSINPYRGCEFACRYCYARYTHEFMAPAPGTPAPSGPDFHNPLTFERLIFLKQNAAWLLEQELRRHHPSDQIAIGTATDPWQPIERRARITRSLLEVFATRSGLRIGIVTKSRLILRDTDLLREIARRNHLVVHITITTPDAELARLLEPRAPRPDLRLDTVRRLRQAGIVTGILCSPLLPGITDTEVAIDRMAALAAQANASFFAANPLFLKPCSRPTYLSFVREHFPALVADYERRFAHNDFATKPYAQQLARLVEQARQRHGLNRRWRDAEEPRESTVNNATAEELNFEQSLPTDPRPLAPQREQPSSRKRPAASTPAAEQQRLFA, from the coding sequence ATGGCGAAAATAAACACCACAGCTTCTCCACTCCTCCCCATCCTCGGACAGCCCTCCGAGCCGCCTCGGACAGGCATCGCCCGCCTCGCTTTCGAAGCGACTCACGCCGACTCCGGCCATCTCATCGAGTTCCGCGCCCTCAACGTCCGCAGCATCCTCAACCGCTCCACCTCCAGGCGCCTCACCTGGCTTGCCTGGAGCATCAATCCCTACCGCGGCTGCGAGTTCGCCTGCCGTTATTGCTACGCCCGCTACACCCACGAGTTCATGGCTCCCGCCCCTGGCACTCCTGCGCCCAGCGGGCCCGACTTCCACAATCCCCTCACCTTCGAGCGCCTCATCTTCCTCAAGCAGAACGCCGCCTGGCTGCTCGAGCAGGAGTTGCGACGCCATCACCCCTCCGACCAGATCGCAATCGGCACCGCTACCGACCCCTGGCAACCCATCGAGCGCCGCGCCCGTATCACCCGCAGCCTGCTTGAGGTCTTCGCCACGCGCTCCGGCCTCCGCATCGGCATCGTCACCAAATCGCGCCTCATCCTCCGCGACACCGACCTGCTGCGCGAGATCGCACGACGCAATCACCTCGTCGTACACATCACCATCACCACCCCGGATGCTGAGCTCGCACGCCTGCTTGAGCCGCGCGCCCCACGTCCCGACCTGCGTCTCGATACCGTACGCCGCCTCCGTCAGGCGGGAATCGTCACCGGAATTCTCTGCTCCCCGCTGCTTCCTGGCATCACCGACACCGAGGTTGCCATCGACCGCATGGCAGCACTCGCCGCCCAGGCCAATGCCAGCTTCTTCGCCGCCAATCCACTCTTTCTCAAGCCGTGCTCCCGCCCTACCTACCTGAGCTTCGTCCGGGAGCACTTCCCGGCGCTCGTCGCCGACTACGAGCGCCGGTTCGCCCACAACGACTTCGCCACCAAACCCTATGCACAACAGCTCGCCCGTCTGGTCGAACAGGCACGCCAGCGCCACGGTCTCAACCGCCGTTGGCGCGATGCCGAGGAACCCCGCGAATCGACCGTCAACAATGCCACGGCCGAGGAGCTCAACTTCGAACAGTCCCTGCCAACCGATCCGCGTCCGCTCGCCCCGCAGCGAGAGCAGCCATCCTCACGCAAACGACCTGCGGCCTCAACCCCAGCCGCAGAACAGCAACGGCTCTTCGCCTGA
- a CDS encoding DinB family protein, whose amino-acid sequence MGSDLLDVVLDAWDRNNRILVNLLRAVPEDGLAARVMAGSPTVSQMFTHMHYVRLVFLYEDAPEFARSVPEREWADGLSTEQMAGELEASAQAVREAVGSMVRSGKAMKVHYDHPLLFLEHMIWHEGYHHGQIKLALKMAGHAFDDEQIGPLTWDVWMDKTH is encoded by the coding sequence ATGGGATCGGACCTGTTGGACGTGGTGCTGGATGCATGGGACAGGAACAATCGGATTCTTGTGAACCTGCTGCGTGCGGTGCCGGAGGATGGGCTTGCGGCGCGCGTGATGGCGGGAAGCCCAACGGTGTCGCAGATGTTTACGCATATGCACTATGTGCGGCTGGTCTTCCTCTACGAAGACGCGCCGGAGTTTGCGCGATCGGTGCCGGAGCGTGAATGGGCGGATGGACTGAGTACAGAGCAGATGGCCGGTGAGCTGGAGGCGAGTGCCCAGGCGGTGCGCGAAGCGGTGGGGAGCATGGTGCGGTCGGGGAAGGCGATGAAGGTCCACTACGACCATCCTCTGCTGTTCCTGGAGCACATGATCTGGCATGAGGGATATCACCATGGGCAGATCAAGCTGGCTCTGAAGATGGCTGGACACGCATTCGATGACGAGCAGATCGGGCCGCTGACGTGGGACGTCTGGATGGACAAGACGCATTGA
- the rplK gene encoding 50S ribosomal protein L11: MAPKKITGYVKLQIVAGKATPAPPVGPALGQAQVNIMEFCKQFNDRTGKDPALAGLTIPVVISVYADRTFSFITKTPPAPVLLLKAAGIEKGSGTPNKDKKGKVTEKQVLEIAKQKMPDMNATTVEAAAKTIRGTARSMGIEVVA, encoded by the coding sequence ATGGCACCGAAGAAGATTACTGGATACGTCAAACTGCAGATTGTGGCCGGCAAGGCAACGCCTGCACCGCCGGTTGGTCCCGCGCTCGGTCAGGCGCAGGTCAACATTATGGAGTTCTGCAAGCAGTTCAACGACCGCACGGGCAAGGACCCGGCTCTGGCCGGGCTGACGATCCCGGTCGTGATCTCGGTTTATGCAGACCGTACGTTCAGCTTCATCACCAAGACACCTCCGGCTCCGGTTCTGCTGCTGAAGGCTGCCGGCATCGAGAAGGGTTCGGGCACACCGAACAAGGACAAGAAGGGCAAGGTCACCGAGAAGCAGGTTCTCGAGATCGCCAAGCAGAAGATGCCGGACATGAACGCAACCACGGTTGAAGCTGCGGCGAAGACGATCCGCGGTACGGCGCGCTCGATGGGCATCGAGGTTGTTGCCTAA
- the nusG gene encoding transcription termination/antitermination protein NusG, whose protein sequence is MREEGTTMAEEQQNPVEQTAEAASEQAAEQLAPPVNENFKWYIIHAYSGFERKVRESLESRIAAFGLQNKIGRIMIPTEPVTELRNGKKYTIERVFLPGYVLIEMDLDNDLWHVIKNTPRVTGFLGTGDNPVALSEQEVSSILFRSDVSKEKPTLKIKFDKGEQVRINEGPFANFTGAVDEINEDKQTLKVMVSIFGRSTPVEIEFSKVDKVTE, encoded by the coding sequence ATGCGTGAAGAAGGCACAACCATGGCGGAAGAGCAACAGAATCCGGTAGAGCAGACGGCTGAGGCAGCCTCAGAGCAGGCGGCAGAGCAGCTCGCGCCTCCGGTCAATGAGAACTTCAAGTGGTACATCATCCACGCTTACTCCGGCTTTGAGCGCAAGGTGCGGGAGTCGCTGGAGAGCCGCATTGCCGCCTTCGGCCTGCAGAACAAGATTGGCCGGATCATGATTCCGACGGAGCCGGTAACGGAGCTTCGCAACGGCAAGAAGTACACGATCGAGCGGGTCTTTCTTCCCGGTTATGTGCTGATCGAAATGGATCTCGACAATGATCTGTGGCATGTGATCAAGAACACGCCGCGCGTCACGGGCTTTCTTGGCACGGGCGACAATCCGGTTGCTTTGTCTGAGCAGGAAGTCAGCTCGATCCTGTTCCGCTCGGATGTGTCGAAGGAGAAGCCGACGCTCAAGATCAAGTTCGACAAGGGCGAGCAGGTCCGCATCAACGAAGGGCCGTTTGCGAACTTTACGGGCGCGGTCGACGAGATCAACGAAGACAAGCAGACGCTCAAGGTGATGGTCAGCATCTTCGGTCGTTCGACTCCGGTCGAGATCGAGTTCTCGAAGGTGGACAAGGTCACCGAATAG
- the secE gene encoding preprotein translocase subunit SecE, giving the protein MAKTVAVAEQQTNTGMQQLKSFPERTMSFLRDVRSEMRKVVSPSRAEVQATTTVVIVTVFIFAAYFWLVDNLIGRAVEYVLRVAAK; this is encoded by the coding sequence ATGGCCAAGACAGTAGCGGTAGCGGAACAGCAGACGAATACCGGGATGCAGCAGTTGAAGTCTTTTCCCGAGCGCACCATGAGTTTCCTGCGGGATGTGCGCAGCGAGATGCGCAAAGTGGTGTCGCCGTCGCGCGCCGAGGTGCAGGCGACCACGACAGTCGTGATCGTCACGGTTTTTATCTTCGCAGCGTACTTCTGGCTGGTGGATAACCTCATTGGACGCGCGGTGGAATACGTTCTGCGTGTGGCGGCGAAGTAG
- the rpmG gene encoding 50S ribosomal protein L33 — protein sequence MREIITLQCPECKNRNYSTTKNKKTTTGRLEFSKFCNTCRKHTDHKETK from the coding sequence ATGCGCGAGATCATCACCCTCCAGTGCCCGGAGTGCAAGAACCGGAACTATTCCACCACGAAGAACAAGAAGACCACAACTGGCCGTCTTGAGTTCTCGAAGTTCTGCAATACCTGCCGCAAACACACGGATCACAAAGAGACGAAGTAG
- the tuf gene encoding elongation factor Tu: MAKEKFDRSKPHVNIGTIGHIDHGKTTLTAAITKVLSKHNPKNAFRSFDTIDNAPEERERGITIATSHVEYETANRHYAHVDCPGHADYIKNMITGAAQMDGAILVVAATDGPMPQTKEHVLLARQVGVPYIVVFLNKCDAVEDAELVDLVEMEVRELLSKYDFPGDDVPVVRGSALGALNGEKQWEDKIDELMEAVDKNVPQPDRMVDLPFLMPIEDIFSISGRGTVVTGRIERGKIKVGEAAQIVGFRDTQATTVTGVEMFKKQLDEGLAGDNAGLLLRGTAKEDVERGMVLAKPGSITPHTVFKGEVYVLSKEEGGRHTPFFNGYRPQFYFRTTDVTGSAKLPEGTEMVMPGDNIQLEITLHTPVAMEKGLRFAIREGGRTVGAGTISEIIK; this comes from the coding sequence ATGGCGAAGGAAAAATTTGACCGGTCCAAGCCGCACGTGAACATTGGGACGATCGGGCACATCGATCACGGCAAGACGACGTTGACGGCGGCGATCACGAAGGTACTGTCGAAGCACAACCCGAAGAACGCGTTTCGTTCGTTCGACACGATCGACAACGCACCTGAGGAGCGCGAGCGCGGTATTACGATTGCGACTTCGCACGTGGAGTACGAGACGGCGAACCGTCACTATGCTCACGTGGACTGCCCCGGCCACGCCGACTACATCAAGAACATGATCACGGGCGCAGCGCAGATGGACGGCGCGATCCTGGTGGTGGCAGCGACCGACGGTCCGATGCCGCAGACCAAGGAGCACGTTCTGCTGGCTCGTCAGGTTGGCGTGCCGTACATCGTGGTGTTCCTGAACAAGTGCGATGCGGTTGAGGATGCGGAGCTGGTGGACCTGGTGGAGATGGAAGTCCGCGAGCTGCTGTCGAAGTACGACTTCCCGGGCGACGACGTTCCTGTGGTCCGCGGCTCTGCGCTGGGCGCACTGAACGGCGAGAAGCAGTGGGAAGACAAGATCGACGAGCTGATGGAAGCGGTGGACAAGAACGTTCCGCAGCCTGACCGCATGGTCGACCTTCCGTTCCTGATGCCGATCGAAGACATCTTCTCGATCTCGGGCCGTGGAACTGTAGTAACGGGTCGTATCGAGCGTGGCAAGATCAAGGTCGGCGAGGCGGCACAGATCGTGGGCTTCCGCGACACGCAGGCGACGACGGTAACGGGCGTGGAGATGTTCAAGAAGCAGCTGGACGAGGGTCTGGCGGGCGACAATGCCGGTCTGCTGCTGCGCGGTACGGCGAAGGAAGACGTGGAGCGCGGCATGGTGCTGGCGAAGCCCGGCTCGATCACGCCGCACACGGTGTTCAAGGGCGAGGTGTACGTTCTGTCGAAGGAAGAGGGTGGACGTCACACTCCGTTCTTCAACGGCTACCGTCCGCAGTTCTACTTCCGCACGACGGACGTGACGGGATCGGCGAAGCTTCCGGAAGGCACCGAGATGGTGATGCCGGGCGACAACATCCAGCTGGAGATCACGCTGCACACGCCGGTGGCGATGGAGAAGGGTCTCCGCTTCGCCATCCGCGAAGGCGGACGCACCGTCGGCGCTGGTACCATCTCCGAAATCATCAAGTAA